In a single window of the Nicotiana tomentosiformis chromosome 10, ASM39032v3, whole genome shotgun sequence genome:
- the LOC138900077 gene encoding uncharacterized mitochondrial protein AtMg00820-like has translation MGNQLVVKPYKYQSSHPIENIITDPTSGIKTRFSLKNLCAFDDEDWVNALQDELNQFERSQVWNLVPRPKDRSIIGTKWIFRNKVDEDGTDTKNMARLVVQGYSQEEGIDYDEAFAPVARLEAIRLLITLAAYMEFILH, from the exons atGGGAAATCAGCTGGTTGTGAAACcctacaagtatcaaagttctcatcccattgagaacatcattactgatccaacctctggaatcaaaaccagattttctttgaagaatctttgtgcttttgat GATGAAGACTGGGTGAATGCattgcaagatgaactcaaccaatttgagagaagtcaagtttggaaTCTAGTACCGAGACCTAAAGACAGATcaataattggcacaaaatggatCTTTAGAAACAAAGTTGACGAAGATGGAACAGATACAAAGAACATGGCAAGAttagtggttcaaggatatagtcaagaggagggcatagactatgatgaggcttttgctccagttgcaagattggaggcaattagactccttataacCTTGGCTGCTTATATGGAATTCATTCTCCATTAA